A stretch of Desulfitobacterium dichloroeliminans LMG P-21439 DNA encodes these proteins:
- a CDS encoding DUF512 domain-containing protein — translation MTNLKDGLVVAAVHEGSIAEEMEIECGDRILAIDEQKIDDVIDFQYLTAEDEFTMLIEKVNGELWEIEIERSYGEVLGLEVQAISTQGLKLCKNNCVFCFVAQMPKGMRQSLYDKDDDYRLSLTQGSFITLSNLDEDEFERILKFHLSPLYISVHAWDSEARVRLMKNPKAGDLSTQLRKLADAGIQIHSQIVLVPGYNDGEVLEQTVRELGKLHPTVQSIAVVPVGLTKYRENLTNLRSFTLQEAQGILTKGEAWQKEYRQATDCSLVYFSDEFYALAGWDFPSVDIYDDFSQLENGVGMASKFRHEFDQSLQRLPHSIPERKVHLITGVSAATFFAQLIKRLDTIQGLSIELHVITNEFFGPTVTVAGLLTAQDIAKQIGDIKGDVFLIPRVMLKADEDIFLDDRSVEWLSQVLQGTPLVVENHGRAFLEAVSGLNLEVEEIE, via the coding sequence ATGACTAACTTGAAAGATGGTTTAGTCGTGGCAGCTGTCCATGAAGGCAGCATCGCTGAAGAGATGGAGATTGAATGTGGAGATCGAATCCTTGCCATTGATGAACAGAAGATTGACGATGTTATTGATTTTCAGTACTTAACTGCTGAGGATGAATTTACTATGCTCATAGAGAAGGTTAATGGGGAACTCTGGGAGATAGAAATTGAAAGGTCATACGGAGAGGTACTAGGCCTTGAGGTTCAGGCTATTAGCACTCAGGGCTTAAAGCTATGTAAAAACAATTGTGTCTTTTGTTTTGTAGCTCAAATGCCGAAGGGGATGCGCCAAAGCCTTTATGATAAAGATGATGATTATCGTCTTTCTTTAACTCAAGGGAGCTTCATTACTCTCTCAAACTTAGATGAGGATGAGTTTGAGCGGATTCTTAAGTTTCACCTTAGCCCCTTATATATCTCGGTTCATGCCTGGGATTCGGAAGCTCGGGTTCGCCTAATGAAGAATCCAAAGGCAGGAGATTTGTCTACACAGCTTAGAAAGCTGGCGGATGCGGGGATCCAAATTCATTCGCAAATTGTTTTGGTACCAGGTTATAATGATGGTGAAGTTCTTGAACAGACCGTTCGGGAGTTGGGCAAGCTACATCCGACGGTTCAATCGATTGCAGTAGTTCCGGTAGGACTGACGAAGTATCGAGAGAATCTGACTAATCTACGTTCGTTTACTCTCCAAGAGGCCCAAGGTATTTTAACGAAGGGTGAGGCTTGGCAAAAAGAATACCGTCAAGCAACGGATTGTAGTCTGGTGTATTTCTCCGATGAGTTTTACGCTTTAGCGGGTTGGGATTTTCCTTCTGTCGATATATATGATGATTTTTCCCAGTTAGAAAATGGGGTGGGAATGGCCAGCAAATTCCGCCATGAATTTGATCAGTCCCTTCAGCGCCTTCCTCATAGTATCCCTGAGCGAAAAGTCCACCTCATCACCGGAGTTTCCGCTGCAACATTTTTCGCGCAATTGATCAAGCGGTTAGACACTATTCAAGGTTTGTCTATCGAACTCCATGTGATTACGAATGAGTTTTTTGGACCGACCGTGACCGTGGCAGGTTTGTTGACAGCGCAGGATATTGCAAAGCAGATCGGTGATATCAAAGGAGATGTTTTTTTAATCCCACGGGTTATGCTCAAAGCTGATGAGGATATTTTCCTCGATGACCGTAGTGTGGAATGGTTAAGTCAGGTGCTGCAAGGAACGCCCTTGGTGGTTGAAAACCACGGGAGGGCTTTTCTGGAAGCAGTGAGTGGATTGAATTTGGAGGTTGAAGAAATTGAGTAA
- the ftsW gene encoding putative lipid II flippase FtsW gives MPKKRKRSLLGKLPKPLHEVDFYLLISVLAVLAFGLVMVLTAGSVRGYNETENTFFYVLRQGKWALLGSFFALIITRIPYPFLKKFAGIGIGVTLLLLVLVLNSDSAVEANGASRWLKIGPVNVQPSEIAKIALILFLANYLDRYPVKKLKDLAWPALILIPLLALVYKQPDLGTTLVLVFTAAALLWLTELPTAWFLLAVPCLGAPLFYLIYNTPYQWNRILVWLDPWQYASGMGYQITNAEIAFGSGGIFGVGLGRSMQKFGYLPETYTDMIFALIGEELGLMGTFLLIGLFIFCFGRAFYISRKCPDRFGRLLSFGIAFSLAIQSGINLCVVTGVLPVTGITLPLVSYGGSSLVITLVEIGILLNISRYSQINVPHLGSFSMPPIEGQTLRE, from the coding sequence GTGCCGAAAAAACGAAAACGCTCCTTACTCGGAAAATTACCCAAACCGCTCCACGAGGTGGACTTTTATTTACTGATCTCGGTATTAGCAGTTCTCGCTTTTGGGTTAGTGATGGTTCTTACTGCAGGCTCTGTCAGAGGATATAATGAGACGGAAAACACATTTTTCTACGTGCTGAGGCAGGGAAAATGGGCACTGCTCGGAAGCTTTTTTGCATTGATTATAACGAGAATTCCTTATCCGTTTCTCAAAAAGTTTGCTGGCATAGGAATTGGAGTTACCCTGCTTCTTCTGGTCTTGGTTCTGAATTCCGATAGTGCTGTTGAAGCTAACGGTGCTTCCCGGTGGCTAAAAATTGGGCCGGTCAATGTTCAACCCTCGGAAATTGCCAAAATAGCTCTGATTCTTTTTTTAGCAAACTATCTTGACCGTTATCCTGTAAAGAAATTAAAAGATCTCGCTTGGCCAGCCCTCATTCTTATTCCGCTATTAGCTTTGGTCTACAAGCAACCTGACTTAGGAACGACACTAGTGCTAGTGTTTACGGCTGCTGCCCTGCTTTGGCTGACGGAGCTTCCTACTGCGTGGTTTTTATTGGCGGTTCCTTGTCTTGGTGCACCTCTTTTTTATCTCATCTACAATACCCCTTACCAATGGAACCGGATTCTTGTTTGGTTAGATCCCTGGCAATATGCTTCTGGAATGGGATATCAAATAACCAACGCTGAGATTGCCTTTGGCTCTGGAGGAATCTTTGGGGTGGGATTAGGTAGAAGTATGCAAAAGTTCGGTTATTTACCCGAAACCTACACAGATATGATCTTTGCCTTAATTGGTGAGGAACTGGGTTTAATGGGCACCTTTTTATTGATTGGGTTGTTTATATTCTGCTTTGGGAGGGCTTTCTATATATCGAGAAAATGCCCTGATCGCTTTGGACGATTATTGTCCTTTGGCATCGCCTTCTCTTTAGCCATTCAATCTGGCATCAATCTTTGTGTAGTTACGGGAGTATTGCCTGTGACAGGAATCACTCTGCCCTTGGTATCCTATGGGGGTAGTTCCTTAGTCATTACTTTAGTTGAGATTGGAATATTACTGAATATTTCTCGCTATAGTCAAATTAATGTTCCTCATTTAGGCTCCTTCTCGATGCCTCCGATTGAAGGACAAACTTTAAGGGAATAA